CGCGCCCCGCCGCAGCACGCCGAAGCGGGAGAAGGCGCGGTCGTGGTAGCGCTCGGCGATCAGGTTCTCCCACACCGCCATGGCGCCGACCAGACCGGCGCTGTGCCGGTCCTCCGGGATGCGGGCGACGCCGCGCCGGACCATGTCGGCCGGGTCGCCATGCTCCACCACGCTGCCTTTCAAGGACAGCCTGCCGGCGTCGGGGCGGATCAGGCCGCTGACCAGCTCCGCCAGTGCCGTCTGGCCGTTGCCCGACACGCCGGCGATGCCGACCACCTGATGGCGGCGCACCGTCAGCTCGACCGCGTCGAGCAGCGGACGGCCATGGCCGGAGGCCACCGTGACGCCCGCCAGCTCCAGCACCGGCTCGCCGGGGCTGAGCGGGGCGGGGGCCGGTGGCTTGACGCCGCGGCCGACCATCAGTTCGGCGAGCTTGGCGCGGTCGGTGGAGGCGGTGGCGTGGGTGGCGACCAGCTTGCCGGCGCGCAGCACGGCGACGGTGTCGCTGGCGGCGAAGACCTCGTTCATCTTGTGGCTGATGAAGACGACGGCGAGCCCGTCGGCGGTCAGCCGGCGCAGCGTGTCGAACAGCCCGGCCGATTCCTGCGGCGTCAGCACCGCCGTCGGCTCGTCGAGGATCAGGATGCGGGCGTCACGGTAGAGCGCCTTCAGGATCTCCACCCGCTGGCGCTCGCCGACCGACAGGTCGCCGACCAGCGCATCCGGCCGCACCTCCAGCCCGAAGCGCTGGGACAGGTCGAGCAGCCGGCGGCGGGCCGCACCCCGGTCGGAACGCCAGCGCCACAGCGATTCGGTGCCGACGGCGATGTTGTCCAGCACCGACAGATTGTCCGCCAGGGTGAAATGCTGGTGGACCATGCCGATGCCGGCCCCCAGCGCCGCGCGGGGCGAGCCCGGCGGCAGCGGGCGGCCGAACGCCTCGATGGTTCCCTCGTCGGCGACGTAATGGCCGAAGAGGATGTTCATCAGGGTGGTCTTGCCGGCGCCATTCTCGCCCAGCAGAGCCAGCACCTCGCCGGCGCGCAGCGTCAGCGAGATGCCGTCATTGGCGAGCAGCGGGCCGAACCGCTTGGAAATGCCGGCGAGCCGGAGGACGACCTCCGGCCCGCCATTCAGGGCTTCCGACATCGGGGAGGCGCCGGGCGTCACATCGTCGACTTCGGTTCGGCGTCGTTGACCTTCACGGTGAACTTGCCGTCGCGGATCTGCTGCTCGCGCTCCTTGACCTTCGCCTTGATGGCGTCGGGAACCTTCGCTTCGAAGGTGCCGAGCGGGGCGAGGCTGGAGCCCTTGTGCGCCATCATGCTGTAGGGGCCGTAATCCTCGGCCTTGTAGCCGCCGGCCTTCACCGCGGCGATGGCGCGCTCCACCGACGGCTCCATGTGCCAGAGCGCGCTGGCGACGACGGTGTCGGGATATTGCGGCTGGGTGTCGATGACGTTGCCGATGGCGAGCACCTTGCGCTCCTTGGCGGCATCCGACACGCCGAAGCGCTCGGCATACATCACGTCGGCGCCGCGGTCGATCATGGCGAAGGCGGCCTCCTTGGCCTTGGGCGGGTCGAACCAGGAGCCGATGAAGCTGACCGAGAACTTGACCTGCGGGTTGACCTCCTTGGCGCCTTCCATGAAGGCGTTCATCAGGCGGTTGACCTCGGGGATCGGATAGCCGCCGACCATGCCGATGACGTTCGACTTGGTCATGCCGCCGGCGACCATGCCGGAGAGATAGGCCGGCTCCTGGATGTAGTTGTCGAAGACCGAGAAGTTCGGCTCCTGCGGCTTGAAGCTGGAGCCCATGACGAAGGCGGTCTTCGGATAATCCTTGGCGACGGCGCGGGCGGCGCGTTCCACCCCGAACACCTCGCCGAACACGAGCTGCTGGCCGGCTTCGGCATATTGGCGCATCACGCGCTCATAATCGGTGTTGGCGACCGATTCGGCCCAGACATACTCGATCTCGCCACGGTCGGCGGCGGCCTTCAGCGCGACATGGATGCGGCTGACCCATTGCTGCTCGATCGGCACGGTGTAGATGCCGGCGACCTTCAGCTTGCCTTCGGCCAGCGCCGGCAGCGTCCCGCCGGCGACCGCGGCGAAGGCGAGCGCGGCGACGCCGCCCAGCACCGCGCGGCGCGTCATGTCCGCCTTCCCAAAGACCGTCATCGCCCGATCCCCCATCCTCCGAACCGACATTTCCCTGTCCCCTTCGTCGCTGAGCATCGTTGGTTGTCCATACCGGCAGCAAGGCGGCCGATCCGCCGGTACATGAATACCCGCGAATGCCTCTGCAAATCCATGAACCAAATCCATCAACCGGTAAGGGCCCTGCCTGCAAATGCAACGGAAATGCCATCGGCCGCAGCCGCCGTCCGCCTTGCCGGAGTGGCGTTCCGGCCGGTCAGGACGCCGCTGTATGGCTGAAAAAAGGGCAGCGTTTCTTGGCGGTTTGGTCAAGATTCTGGCGCCCCGCTCCTCGCCTGATCAGGAGGTGTCCCGTTGCCCGGCACGCTTTCCGGTATATTTTCCGGCATCGCTCCGGCAGCGGTCGGAGCAGTATTTCACCTCCTCCCACACCCGTTCCCATTTCTTGCGCCAGGTGAAGGGGCGGTTGCAGACCGGGCAGGTCTTGGCCGGCAGATCGGCCTTCCTGACGCCCCTCATGCCGGGCCGCCGCCCAGCACCGCGGCGGGACGGCGCAGCACCGGATCGAAGGGGTTCAACTGGCGGCTGATCGCGGACGACTCGCGCTTCAGGATGTCGACCACCACCGGCAGCCTTTCCTCGTTCAGCCTTTCGCTGATGGTGCCGACGCTGAGTGCGGCCACCGCGTGGCCGTCGCGGTCCAGCACCGGAACCGCGACGCCCGACATGCCCGGCAGCAGGCCGGTGGAGCGGCTGGCATAGCCCAGATCGCGCACCCGGGCGATCTCGGTGCGCAGATAGACCTCGTCGATGATGCCGACCCCCTGCATGCGCGGCAGGTTGAAGCGGATCACCTCCTCCCGTTCCTCCTCGTGCAGGAAGGCGAGGATTGCGAGGCTGCCCTGGCCGACGCCCAGCGTCACCCGGCCGCCGATGTCGCCGGTGAAGGAGCGGATGGGGAAGGGGCCCTCGCTGCGGTCCAGACACACCGCGTCGAAGCCGCTGCGCACCAGCAGGAAGATGGTGTCGCGCAGGGTCGCCGACAGGCGCAGCAGGATCGGCCGGCAGATGTCGCGCAGATTGTTCGGGTTGCCGGCCTGGGCGGCCAGTCCGAACAGGTCGATGCCCAGCCGGTAGCGCTTGGTCGCCTTGTCGGCCTCCACCATCCCCTCCTCCACCAGGATTTTCAGCAGGCGGTGGACGGTCGGCGGGGTCAGGTCGAGGCCGCGGGCGATGTCGGTCAGCCTGGCCCCCGTCTCGTTGAAGGAGGCCAGCAGCCGCAGGATCGCCAGCCCGCGTTGCAGGCTGGACTTGCCCCCGGCTTCGTCGCCGCCCGCAGCGTTCCTGGGTTCGGCCGCGCTGGAACCGGTTTCGCGGAGATCGGCGGTCATATTCGGCTCGCTACGAAAATTGATGATGTCTGCCGCCCCATCTATTCCGTATATCGGAAGCTTTTGCAAAATCATTTCTTTCTATGGAAAAAGCGGATTGACGCGAATGGTCGGGAGACGGAACCATCGGAGCAACAGGTGGGGCCCGGAGACCGGAGCCGTTTGTCGCAAGAGGGAGAATTCCCCCGTGTCGTTCCTCGAATTGAAAAACATCACCAAGCGTTACGGCCCGCTGACCGCGGTCGGTGACGTCTCGCTGTCGGTGGAGAAGGGGGAGTTCGTCTCTCTGCTCGGGCCGTCGGGCTGCGGCAAGACCACGACCCTCCAGATGATCGCCGGTTTCGTCGAGCCGTCGGCCGGCACCATCCGGCTGGACGGGCGCGACATCACGCATGCCAAGGCGAACAGCCGGGGACTGGGCATCGTGTTCCAGAGCTACGCGCTGTTCCCGCACATGACCGTCTTCGACAATGTCAGCTTCGGCCTGGAGATGCGGCGCGTGCCCAAGGGCGAGCGCAGGCCGCGGGTGGAGGAGGCGCTGTCGCTGGTCCATCTCGCCCCCTATGCCAAGCGCTATCCGCGCGAATTGTCGGGCGGCCAGCGCCAGCGCGTGGCGCTGGCGCGCGCCCTGGTGATCCGCCCGCCGGTGCTGCTGCTGGACGAGCCGCTGTCGAACCTGGACGCCAAGCTGCGCGAGGCGATGCAGTTCGAACTGCGCGAGATCCAGCGCAAGGTCGGCACCACCACCGTCATGGTCACCCATGATCAGGCGGAAGCCTTCTCGATCAGCGACCGCGTCGTGGTGATGGAGGCCGGGCGCATCACCCAGATCGACCAGCCCTATCGCATCTACGAGCATCCGGAGACGGAGTTCATCTCCCGCTTCGTCGGCAAGACCAACCTGCTGCCGGGCAAGGTCGCCAGCGCGACCGGCGCCGGCGCCACGGTGTCGCTGGCCGGCATCGCCGTGCCGGTGGAGACCGCCGGCCTGTCGGTGGGGGACACGGTGACCCTGTGCATCCGGCCGGAGAAGCTGCGCCTGACCGTGCCGTCCAACGGGCTGCTGACCGGCCGCGTCGCCGACCGCTTCTTCCTGGGCAGCCAATGGCTCTACCACATCGACGGGCCGCTCGGCACGCTGATGGTGGTGACGCCGAACGACGGCTCCGCCCCGGCGGAGCAGGGGGCGCCGGTCGGGCTGGAGTGGTCGCCCTCGGTCGTGCGCGTCCATCGCGGCGCCATGGCGGAGGCGCCCGATGTGGCGCTGGAGGTGACGGGATGAGTGGCGCCACTTCCGACGCCGCTTCCGGCGTCACGCCCGGTGACGAGACACCCGCGCGCCGTGTCCGGTCCGCCCCGTTCCTGCTGTCGGCGCCGGCCGCCTTGCTGTTCGCGGCGCTGGTGCTGACCCCGCTGTTCCTGACGGCGCTCCTGTCCTTCAACCAGTTCGACTATGCGACCGGGCGGACCGGCGGCTTCACGCTGGAGCATTACCTGTCGGTGGTGACCGACGAGTATTATCTGGAAATCTTCCTGCGCACCTTCCGCATCTCCGCCCTGGCGACCGCCATCTGCGTGGTGATCGGCGTGCCGGAGGCCTACATCCTCAGCCGGATGACCAATCCCTGGCGCTCGGTCTTCCTGCTGGTGATCCTGGCGCCGCTGCTGGTCTCGGTCGTCGTGCGCGCCTTCGGCTGGAGCATGCTGCTGGGCCCCGAGGGGCCGGTGAACGGGGCGCTGATCGCGCTCGGCATCGGCCGGATGAAGCTGCTCTACAGCGAGGGCACGGTGATCGTGGCGCTGGTCCACGTGATGTTGCCATTCATGGTGATCCCGGTCTGGACCTCGCTGCAAAAGCTGGATCCGGCGGTGGAGCAGGCGGCGCTGTCCTTCGGCGCCTCGCGCGCCACGGCCATCGTCCGGGTGGTGGCGCCGCAGATCCTGCCCGGCATCCTGTCGGGAAGCCTGATCGTCTTCGGCCTCAGCGCCAGCGCCTTCGCCATCCCCGGCCTGCTGGGCGGGCGGCGGCTGAAGATGGTCGCGACCGTGGTCTACGACCAGTATCTCAGCGACCTCAACTGGCCGATGGGGGCGGCGGTCGCCGTGATCCTGCTGGCCGCCAACCTGATCATCATGCTGACCTACCACCGCATGGTGGAAGGCCATTACCGCCGCCGGCTGGGGTGAGCACGCCATGACCCGCAACGGACCCGTCGCCCTGTTCTTCCACACGCTGGTCGTCATCTTCATGCTGGCGCCGCTGGTGATCGTCTGCCTCGTCGCCTTCACGCCGGGAAACACGCTGTCGCTGCCGACCAAGGGTTTTTCCCTGCGCTGGTTCGAGGCGGTGTTCCATCACCCGGATTTCGTCCAGTCCTTCTGGAACAGCCTGTGGCTGGCCTTCCTGTCGGCGACTCTGGCGGTCGGGCTGGCGGTTCCGGCCTCGCTCGCCGTCACCCGCTGGGAGTTTCCCGGCCGCGGCTTCCTCAACGCGCTGTTCCTGTCGCCGCTGATCATCCCGCATCTGGTGCTGGGCGTCGCCATGCTGCGGCTGTTCGCCGTCATCGGCGCCGCCGGCAGCTTCGGATGGCTGGTGGCGGCGCACATGGTGATCGTCACGCCCTATGTGATGCGCCTGCTGATCGCCGCCATCTCCGGCTTTGACCGCAGCGTGGAGCAGGCCGCCCTCTCGCTGGGCGCCAGCGAGGCCACCGTGTTCCGCCGCGTCACCCTGCCGATGATCCTGCCCGGCGTCACCGGCGGCTGGCTGATCGCCTTCATCAACAGCTTCGACGAGCTGACCATGTCCATCTTCATCACCTCGCCGTCGACGGTGACGCTGCCGGTGCGGATGTACATGTACGCCACCGAGTCCATCGACCCGATGATGGCGGCGGTGTCGGCGCTGATCATCGGCATCACCGCGGTCGCCGTGCTTCTGCTCGACCGCGTCTATGGGTTGGACCGCATCCTGGTCGGCCAGCACTGAGCTGGTTCCCGGCCGTCCTCTCTTCGGAGACCGTTCATCATGGCTTTGTTGCAGCGTGTGGCCGAACAGGGCCGGCGCGTGGTCCGCTTCACCCTCGACGGGCGCCCGGTCGAGGCGCTGGAGGGCGACACCGTCATGACCGCCATGCTCACCAATGGCGAGCGCCTGCGCCGGACGGAGTTCGCCGACAGCCCGCGCGCCGGATTCTGCATGATGGGCGCCTGCCAGGATTGCTGGGTGCGCACGGAGGAGGGCGAGCGGCTGCGCGCCTGCGGCACCTTCATCGCCGACGGCATGCGTCTGCTGAGCAATGGGGAGTGGAATTCGTGAGCGAGGTTTTCCCTCCCGTCATCGCCCCCCCCGTGATTGTCGGCGCCGGTCCGGCCGGCATCCGGGCGGCGGAACGGCTGGTCGCCGCCGGGCTGCGGCCGGTGGTGGTGGACGAGGCGGCGCGCTGGGGCGGCCAGATCTACCGCCAGCCCCCCGACGGTGGTTTTACCCGGCCGAAGGCGGCGCTTTATGGCTTCGAGGCCGGCAAGGCCGACGCTGTCCATCGCGCCATGGCGGCGATCCGCGACCGCGTCGATTACCGCCCGCGTACGCTGGTGTGGAACTGCGAGGCCGGCGCGCTCGACCTGCTGTGCGACGGGGCGAGCGAGCCTCTGCCTTTCAGCCATCTGATCCTGGCGACCGGGGCCACCGACCGCGTGCTGCCCTTTCCCGGCTGGACGCTGCCCGGCGTCTTCACGCTCGGCGGCTCGCAGGTGGCGCTGAAGTTCCAGGGCTGCGCCATCGGCCGGCGGGTCGCCTTCCTCGGCACCGGGCCGCTGCTCTATCTGGTGGCCTACCAATATCTGAAGGCCGGCGTCGAGGTGGCGGGGGTGTTCGACACCACGCCCTTCGCCGTCCAGGCCCGCGCCACCGCCGGCATGCTGCGCGACCCGGCGACGCTGGCCAAGGGGCTGCTGTTCGTCGGCTGGCTGCGTGCCCATGGCGTGCCGATCCATAATGGAGTCCGCCCGGTGCGTGCCGAGGGAACGGAACAGGTCGAGGCGCTGGTCTGGCGCGATGCGGGCGGGCGGGAGCGCCGTGCCCCCTGCGACGCCGTCGCTTTCGGGCTGGGGCTGCGATCGGAGACGCAGTTGGCCGATCTCGCCGGCTGCCGCTTCCGTTTCGACGAGGCCGACCGGGCGTGGCTGCCGGAGCGCGACGGGGCGGGGCGCGGTTCGGTTCCCGGCGTCTATCTGGCTGGTGACGGCGGCGGCATCGCCGGTGCCGATGCGGCGGAGCTGGCGGGAGAGCGGGCGGCGCTGGCCCTGCTGGAGGATCGCGGCCTGCCGGTGGACGCCGCGCGGGTGAAGGAGCTGGACGGCCGGCTCGCCCGCATCGCCGCCTTCCGCCGGGTTCTGGACGCCGCCTTCCCATTTCCGGCGGACTGGGCCGACGCCATCGCCGACGACACCATGATCTGCCGCTGCGAGGGTGTCACCGCCGGCGCCGTGCGCGAGGTCGCCCGCAGCGGACAGGCCGGCGAGATGAACCGCGCCAAGGCGCTGACCCGCGCCGGCATGGGCCGCTGCCAGGGCCGCATGTGCGGCGCCACCGCGGCGGAACTGCTGTCGCGGACGCTCGGCACCGGTCCTGACGCGGTGGGACGCCTGCGGGCGCAGCCGCCGATCAAACCGCTTCCCATCGCGACCGTCGTTCCCTCTCCCCGGGGGGGAGAGAGCTCTGACGGACGGGAGGTCGCGTGATGCGGGACCGGATCGAATGCGACGTCGCCATCGTCGGTGGCGGGATCGTCGGTGGCTCGGCGGCGCTGTTCCTGCGGCAGGCCGGTCTCTCGGTCACGCTGCTGGAACGCGACTGCTGCGGCGCCAAGGCGAGCGGCGTCAATTTCGGTGGCGTGCGCCGGCAGGGCCGCCCGCTGGAGCAATTGCCGCTGTCGCAGCGGGCCCATGCCATCTGGGGCCGCCTGCCGGAGCTGCTGGGCACCGACGCCGAATATATCCGCTCCGGCCATCTGAAGCTGGCGCGCAGCGAGCCCGACCTCGCCTCGCTGATCGAGTACCGCGAGCGCAGCCAGGGTTTCGGCCTGGGGCTGGAGATCATCACCGGCGAGGCGTTCCGCCGGCGCTGGCCGGCGCTGGGCGACCGCGCCATCGGCGGCTCGCTCTGTCCGGAGGACGGCCACGCCAACCCGCGCCTCGTCTCCCCCGCCTTCGCCCGCGCCGCCGCGAGGGCGGGGGCGGTGGTGCGCGAACGGACGCCGGTCGACCGGGTGGAGAGGGACGGCGACCGCTTCGTCCTGGTGAGCGGCGACGCTCTCGAAGTCCGTGCCCGCTTCCTGCTGAACACCGCCGGGGCGTGGTCCGGGCGGGTGGCGGAAGCCTTCGGCGAGCCGGTGCCGCTGGAATCGCTCCATCCCAACATGGCGGTGACGGAGCCGCTGCCCCGCTTCCTCGACGTCAACATCGGGGTGGAGGGCGGCGGCGTCTATGGCCGGCAGGTGCCGCGCGGCAACATGGTGGTCGGCGGCGGGCGTGGCTTCGCGCTCGATGCCGACCGCGCCCGGCCGCAGCGCGACGCGGTGCTGACCCTGATGCGCGACGCGGCGGAGCTGTTTCCCCAATTGCGCCATGCCCATGTCATCCGCTGCTGGACCGGGGTGGAGGGCTATACGCCCGACCGCAACCCGATCATCGGTCCCAGCCGCACCACGCCCGGCCTGTTCCACGCCTTCGGCTTCTCCGGTGCCGGATTCCAGATAGGCCCCGGCGTCGGCCAGACGCTGGCCGAACTGGTCACCGCCGGCGAAACGGCCATGCCGCTGGAGCCGTTCCGCATCGATCGCTTCGCGGCGCCCGCTTAAGACCTCATCCCAGCCTTCTCCCCTTGGCCCATTGGAGGACGTGCATGCCCAGCTTGCGTACCCTGTCGCTCACCGGTCTCGCCACGGTCGCCGTCGCGGCCGCCGCGCTTTCCACTCCCGCCGCCGCCCAGACCAAGACGGTCTATATCGGCATGAATGGCGGCCCGATGGAGAAGACCTACACCGAGAACGTCTTCCCCGCCTTCGAGAAGGCGACCGGCATCAAGGTGGTGGTGGTGCCCGGCACCTCGTCCGACATTCTGGCCAAGCTCCAGGCGCAGAAGGACAATCCGCAGATGCATGTCGTCTTCCTGGACGACGGGCTGATGTATCGCGCCATCGGCATGGGCCTGTGCCAGAAGATGGACAGCTCGCCGGCGCTGAACGACGTCTATCCGTCGGCGCGGCTGAAGGGCGACATGGCGGTCGGCGTCAACATGGGCATGACCGGGCTGGCCTACAACAAGGCGATGTTCGACGAGAAGGGCTGGGCGCCGCCGACCAGCTGGATGGATCTGGCCGACTCCAAATACAAGGGCAAGATCGTCGTCCAGTCCGCCGCCAGTAGCTCCTTCGGCCTGCATGCCTTCCTGATGTACAACCGGATCAAGGGCGGTACCGAGGCCAACGTCGATCCCGGCTTCACCACCTGGCGCAAGACCATCGGCCCGAACGTGCTGGAATATATCCCCAGCTCCGCCAAGATCGCCGAGATGGTGCAGACCGGCGAGGCGGCCATCTTCCCGCTGACCCCGACTGCCGTCGGCAGCCTGAAGGCCAAGGGCATCCCGGTGGAATACGCCCAGCCCAAGGAGGGCTCGGTCGTGCTGATGGTCGGCGAATGCGTCGTCGCCAAGAACCCGGACAACGAGGCGGCGCAGAAGCTCGCCGCCTATCTGCTGGGTCCGGAGGCGCAGCTCGCCGCCCTGCGATATGGCGCGCAGATCCCATCCAACACCAAGGTCACGCCGCCGGCCGAGGTCGCCGACGAGATGACCAGGTTCCAGGGCTACATGAAGAGCGCCGTCACGGTGGACTGGGACGTCATCAACGAGAAGCGCCCGGACTGGAACCAGCGCTGGAACAAGGAAATCGAACGGTAATCGGGGCACAAAGAAGGGGGCGGAAACGCCCCCTTCTCTTGTTCCGGCGCCTTGACCGCCGCTTACTCGGCCGCCGCCGCGGCGCGGCGCTGGGCGTCGCGGGACTGGCGGCCAGCCTTCAGCTTCTCCGACAGCAGGAAGGCCAGTTCCAGCGACTGGCTGGCGTTCAGGCGCGGGTCGCAGGCGGTGTGATAGCGCAGCGCCAGATTGTGGTCGGTGATCGCCTGGGCGCCGCCCGTGCACTCCGTCACATCCTGGCCGGTCAACTCGAAATGCACGCCGCCGGCATGGGTGCCTTCGGCCTGATGCACCTCGAAGAAGCCGCGCGCTTCGGCCAGGACCCGCTCGACCGGGCGGGTCTTGTAGCCGGTGGTCGACTTGATCGTGTTGCCGTGCATCGGGTCGCAGGACCACACCACCGTGCGGCCTTCGCGCTGCACCTTGCGCAGCAGCGGCGGGAACTTCTCCGCCACCTTGTCGGAGCCCATGCGCACGATCAGCGTCAGGCGCCCAGCCTCATTGGTCGGGTTCAGGATGTCGATCAGGCGGATCAGCTCGTCCGGATCGGTGGTCGGGCCGCATTTCAGGCCGATCGGGTTCTTCACCCCGCGCAGGAACTCGACATGGGCGCCGTCGGGCTGGCGGGTGCGGTCGCCGATCCACAGCATGTGGGCCGACACGTCGTACCAGTCGCCGCTGGTGCTGTCGACGCGGGTCAGCGCCTGCTCGAACGGCAGCAGCAGCGCCTCATGGCTGGTGAAGAAGTCGGTCTCGCGAATCTGCGGCGTCGTCTCCGCCGTGATGCCGCAGGCGGCCATGAAGGCCAGCGTCTCGTCCAGGCGGGTGGCCAGC
This portion of the Azospirillum sp. B510 genome encodes:
- a CDS encoding ABC transporter ATP-binding protein; the encoded protein is MSEALNGGPEVVLRLAGISKRFGPLLANDGISLTLRAGEVLALLGENGAGKTTLMNILFGHYVADEGTIEAFGRPLPPGSPRAALGAGIGMVHQHFTLADNLSVLDNIAVGTESLWRWRSDRGAARRRLLDLSQRFGLEVRPDALVGDLSVGERQRVEILKALYRDARILILDEPTAVLTPQESAGLFDTLRRLTADGLAVVFISHKMNEVFAASDTVAVLRAGKLVATHATASTDRAKLAELMVGRGVKPPAPAPLSPGEPVLELAGVTVASGHGRPLLDAVELTVRRHQVVGIAGVSGNGQTALAELVSGLIRPDAGRLSLKGSVVEHGDPADMVRRGVARIPEDRHSAGLVGAMAVWENLIAERYHDRAFSRFGVLRRGAARAYARRVIEEFDVRCPGPDARTQLLSGGNMQKLILGRTLAHGPDLILASQPTRGLDIGAVSYVHGRLLDARAAGAGVLLISEDLDEILALADCVTVAYHGRLTPLLPHDRVSVSQLGLLMAGHWDILRDILPETVHAA
- a CDS encoding BMP family protein, producing the protein MTRRAVLGGVAALAFAAVAGGTLPALAEGKLKVAGIYTVPIEQQWVSRIHVALKAAADRGEIEYVWAESVANTDYERVMRQYAEAGQQLVFGEVFGVERAARAVAKDYPKTAFVMGSSFKPQEPNFSVFDNYIQEPAYLSGMVAGGMTKSNVIGMVGGYPIPEVNRLMNAFMEGAKEVNPQVKFSVSFIGSWFDPPKAKEAAFAMIDRGADVMYAERFGVSDAAKERKVLAIGNVIDTQPQYPDTVVASALWHMEPSVERAIAAVKAGGYKAEDYGPYSMMAHKGSSLAPLGTFEAKVPDAIKAKVKEREQQIRDGKFTVKVNDAEPKSTM
- a CDS encoding DUF2256 domain-containing protein, translated to MRGVRKADLPAKTCPVCNRPFTWRKKWERVWEEVKYCSDRCRSDAGKYTGKRAGQRDTS
- a CDS encoding IclR family transcriptional regulator gives rise to the protein MTADLRETGSSAAEPRNAAGGDEAGGKSSLQRGLAILRLLASFNETGARLTDIARGLDLTPPTVHRLLKILVEEGMVEADKATKRYRLGIDLFGLAAQAGNPNNLRDICRPILLRLSATLRDTIFLLVRSGFDAVCLDRSEGPFPIRSFTGDIGGRVTLGVGQGSLAILAFLHEEEREEVIRFNLPRMQGVGIIDEVYLRTEIARVRDLGYASRSTGLLPGMSGVAVPVLDRDGHAVAALSVGTISERLNEERLPVVVDILKRESSAISRQLNPFDPVLRRPAAVLGGGPA
- a CDS encoding ABC transporter ATP-binding protein codes for the protein MSFLELKNITKRYGPLTAVGDVSLSVEKGEFVSLLGPSGCGKTTTLQMIAGFVEPSAGTIRLDGRDITHAKANSRGLGIVFQSYALFPHMTVFDNVSFGLEMRRVPKGERRPRVEEALSLVHLAPYAKRYPRELSGGQRQRVALARALVIRPPVLLLDEPLSNLDAKLREAMQFELREIQRKVGTTTVMVTHDQAEAFSISDRVVVMEAGRITQIDQPYRIYEHPETEFISRFVGKTNLLPGKVASATGAGATVSLAGIAVPVETAGLSVGDTVTLCIRPEKLRLTVPSNGLLTGRVADRFFLGSQWLYHIDGPLGTLMVVTPNDGSAPAEQGAPVGLEWSPSVVRVHRGAMAEAPDVALEVTG
- a CDS encoding ABC transporter permease, whose product is MSGATSDAASGVTPGDETPARRVRSAPFLLSAPAALLFAALVLTPLFLTALLSFNQFDYATGRTGGFTLEHYLSVVTDEYYLEIFLRTFRISALATAICVVIGVPEAYILSRMTNPWRSVFLLVILAPLLVSVVVRAFGWSMLLGPEGPVNGALIALGIGRMKLLYSEGTVIVALVHVMLPFMVIPVWTSLQKLDPAVEQAALSFGASRATAIVRVVAPQILPGILSGSLIVFGLSASAFAIPGLLGGRRLKMVATVVYDQYLSDLNWPMGAAVAVILLAANLIIMLTYHRMVEGHYRRRLG
- a CDS encoding ABC transporter permease — protein: MTRNGPVALFFHTLVVIFMLAPLVIVCLVAFTPGNTLSLPTKGFSLRWFEAVFHHPDFVQSFWNSLWLAFLSATLAVGLAVPASLAVTRWEFPGRGFLNALFLSPLIIPHLVLGVAMLRLFAVIGAAGSFGWLVAAHMVIVTPYVMRLLIAAISGFDRSVEQAALSLGASEATVFRRVTLPMILPGVTGGWLIAFINSFDELTMSIFITSPSTVTLPVRMYMYATESIDPMMAAVSALIIGITAVAVLLLDRVYGLDRILVGQH
- a CDS encoding (2Fe-2S)-binding protein, producing MALLQRVAEQGRRVVRFTLDGRPVEALEGDTVMTAMLTNGERLRRTEFADSPRAGFCMMGACQDCWVRTEEGERLRACGTFIADGMRLLSNGEWNS
- a CDS encoding NAD(P)/FAD-dependent oxidoreductase, with amino-acid sequence MEFVSEVFPPVIAPPVIVGAGPAGIRAAERLVAAGLRPVVVDEAARWGGQIYRQPPDGGFTRPKAALYGFEAGKADAVHRAMAAIRDRVDYRPRTLVWNCEAGALDLLCDGASEPLPFSHLILATGATDRVLPFPGWTLPGVFTLGGSQVALKFQGCAIGRRVAFLGTGPLLYLVAYQYLKAGVEVAGVFDTTPFAVQARATAGMLRDPATLAKGLLFVGWLRAHGVPIHNGVRPVRAEGTEQVEALVWRDAGGRERRAPCDAVAFGLGLRSETQLADLAGCRFRFDEADRAWLPERDGAGRGSVPGVYLAGDGGGIAGADAAELAGERAALALLEDRGLPVDAARVKELDGRLARIAAFRRVLDAAFPFPADWADAIADDTMICRCEGVTAGAVREVARSGQAGEMNRAKALTRAGMGRCQGRMCGATAAELLSRTLGTGPDAVGRLRAQPPIKPLPIATVVPSPRGGESSDGREVA
- a CDS encoding NAD(P)/FAD-dependent oxidoreductase; this encodes MRDRIECDVAIVGGGIVGGSAALFLRQAGLSVTLLERDCCGAKASGVNFGGVRRQGRPLEQLPLSQRAHAIWGRLPELLGTDAEYIRSGHLKLARSEPDLASLIEYRERSQGFGLGLEIITGEAFRRRWPALGDRAIGGSLCPEDGHANPRLVSPAFARAAARAGAVVRERTPVDRVERDGDRFVLVSGDALEVRARFLLNTAGAWSGRVAEAFGEPVPLESLHPNMAVTEPLPRFLDVNIGVEGGGVYGRQVPRGNMVVGGGRGFALDADRARPQRDAVLTLMRDAAELFPQLRHAHVIRCWTGVEGYTPDRNPIIGPSRTTPGLFHAFGFSGAGFQIGPGVGQTLAELVTAGETAMPLEPFRIDRFAAPA
- a CDS encoding ABC transporter substrate-binding protein translates to MPSLRTLSLTGLATVAVAAAALSTPAAAQTKTVYIGMNGGPMEKTYTENVFPAFEKATGIKVVVVPGTSSDILAKLQAQKDNPQMHVVFLDDGLMYRAIGMGLCQKMDSSPALNDVYPSARLKGDMAVGVNMGMTGLAYNKAMFDEKGWAPPTSWMDLADSKYKGKIVVQSAASSSFGLHAFLMYNRIKGGTEANVDPGFTTWRKTIGPNVLEYIPSSAKIAEMVQTGEAAIFPLTPTAVGSLKAKGIPVEYAQPKEGSVVLMVGECVVAKNPDNEAAQKLAAYLLGPEAQLAALRYGAQIPSNTKVTPPAEVADEMTRFQGYMKSAVTVDWDVINEKRPDWNQRWNKEIER
- a CDS encoding class II 3-deoxy-7-phosphoheptulonate synthase; protein product: MVERWTPASWRTKPAKQLPTYPDQSRVEAVEQRLASYPPLVFAGEARRLKAKLAEAAAGRAFLLQGGDCAESFAEFHPNNIRDTFRVLLQMAVVLTFGASIPVIKVGRMAGQFAKPRSADMEAIDGVELPSYRGDIINGFDFTSDARVPDPERMMQAYTQAAATLNLLRAFAQGGYADLHKVHQWTLSFVEKSPAGEHFQELATRLDETLAFMAACGITAETTPQIRETDFFTSHEALLLPFEQALTRVDSTSGDWYDVSAHMLWIGDRTRQPDGAHVEFLRGVKNPIGLKCGPTTDPDELIRLIDILNPTNEAGRLTLIVRMGSDKVAEKFPPLLRKVQREGRTVVWSCDPMHGNTIKSTTGYKTRPVERVLAEARGFFEVHQAEGTHAGGVHFELTGQDVTECTGGAQAITDHNLALRYHTACDPRLNASQSLELAFLLSEKLKAGRQSRDAQRRAAAAAE